A portion of the Malassezia japonica chromosome 3, complete sequence genome contains these proteins:
- the KGD1 gene encoding oxoglutarate dehydrogenase (succinyl-transferring) (EggNog:ENOG503NV83; COG:G; BUSCO:EOG09260AZA), which yields MLRPIVKAPLRAATLARASVRCSPLAASVRGTRVLHSTASVVQQAKPSQPSPNDSFANTTNAHYADVMYRHWKEDPTSVHASWDAYFSGLEKGYPSESSFTPPPTTLNMPSSTAILEGNNHPADDYLKLQLLVRAYQVQGHTMARIDPLRIIEQAEDKTPRELKPSYYGWTDKDLDKEMLLGPGLLPNFVKQGVKKMTIREIIDTCERLYCGSIGWQYVHVLDRETCDWLRERIEVPEPYKYTADQKRKILDRLTWSDSFERFISSKYPNEKRFGLEGGESLIPGVKALIDRSVEYGVRNITIGMPHRGRLNVLGNVIRRPIEGILHQFADNTNEEGGGDVKYHLGANYVRPTPSGHKVALSLVANPSHLEAEDPVVLGKTRALQEFGNDTDDHVGSMALLMHGDAAFAGQGVVYETMGMYNLPNFATGGTIHIIVNNQIGFTTDPRFSRSTPYPSDIAKSIDAPIFHVNGDDVEAVNFVCNLAADWRAKFKKDVVIDLVCYRRHGHNETDQPSFTQPRMYEAIAQQETTLNQYADQLVKEGTFPKEEVDEHEKWVWSELESAYEKSKSYEPEERQWLSSAWEGFPSPKELAEKVLEQHDTGVELDTLKHIGTVASTYPEDFTVHRNLARILKNRLKTIESGENLDMSTAEALAFGSLALENFMVRVSGQDVERGTFSQRHAVLHDQENENVYVPLMHVGKDQATFQICNSSLSEFGALGFELGFSLVDPKNLTMWEAQFGDFANNAQCTIDQFIVSGERKWVQRTGLVMNLPHGYDGQGPEHSSARIERFLDLCDDHPYRFPTKEQLARQHQDANMAVVYCTTPANVFHVLRRQVHREFRKPLIHMFSKSLLRHPEARSPLKDFLPGTGFQRYIPEPHNTEGKDELVAPENIRRHIVTVGQAYYALLNYRREHKINDVAISRIEQLSPLDYESIVASLDKYPNADLMFAQEEPLNNGGWPYLAPRLRMTCNQTEHHKGKEFLVSSRPPSCSVATGHKAAHIAELNAYLEGAFDPEHTML from the coding sequence ATGTTACGCCCTATTGTCAAAGCGCCGCTCCGTGCGGCCACGCTGGCCCGCGCTTCCGTGCGTTGCTCGCCGCTtgccgcctcggtgcgTGGCACGCGTGTCCTGCACAGCACGGCGTCCGTAGTGCAGCAGGCGAAGCCTTCGCAGCCCTCGCCGAATGACTCGTTCGCCAACACGACGAACGCGCACTATGCCGACGTCATGTACCGCCACTGGAAGGAGGACCCTACTTCGGTGCACGCTAGCTGGGATGCCTACTTCTCGGGCCTCGAGAAAGGATACCCCAGTGAGTCGTCCTTCACGCCTCCCCCGACTACCCTGAACATGCCCAGCAGCACGGCGATCCTGGAGGGCAACAACCACCCCGCTGACGACTACCTGAAGCTCCAACTGCTCGTCCGTGCGTACCAGGTCCAGGGCCACACCATGGCCAGGATCGATCCCCTGCGCATtatcgagcaggccgaggacaagacgccgcgcgagctgaAGCCCTCGTACTACGGCTGGACGGACAAGGACCTCGACAAGGAGATGCTCCTCGGTCCCGGTCTTCTTCCCAACTTTGTCAAGCAAGGTGTGAAGAAGATGACGATCCGTGAGATTATCGACACCTGTGAGCGCCTCTACTGTGGCTCGATTGGCTGGCAGTACGTTCACgtcctcgaccgcgagaCCTGTGACTGGCTGCgtgagcgcatcgaggtcCCGGAGCCCTACAAGTATACCGCGGACCAGAAGCGCAAGATTCTCGACCGCCTGACCTGGTCGGACTCGTTTGAGCGCTTCATCTCGTCCAAGTACCCCAACGAGAAGCGCTTTGGTCTCGAGGGTGGCGAGTCGCTCATCCCCGGTGTCAAGGCGCTGATCGACCGCTCGGTCGAGTACGGTGTGCGCAACATCACCATCGGTATGCCCCACCGTGGCCGTCTGAACGTGCTCGGTAACGTCATTCGCCGCCCGATCGAGGGTATCCTTCACCAGTTCGCCGACAACACCAACGAGGAGGGTGGCGGCGACGTCAAGTACCACCTGGGTGCCAACTACGTGCGCCCCACGCCGTCCGGCCACAAGGTCGCTCTCTCGCTTGTCGCCAACCCCTCGCATCTGGAGGCCGAGGACCccgtcgtgctcggcaagacgcgtgcgctccaAGAGTTCGGCAACGACACGGACGACCACGTCGGCTCCATGGCGCTGCTCATGCACGGAGATGCCGCGTTCGCTGGCCAGGGTGTCGTGTACGAGACGATGGGCATGTACAACCTGCCCAATTTTGCCACCGGTGGCACGATCCACATCATTGTGAACAACCAGATCGGTTTCACGACCGACCCTCGcttctcgcgctcgacgccctACCCCTCGGACATTGCCAAGTCCATCGACGCCCCCATCTTCCACGTGAACGGtgacgacgtcgaggcggtcaACTTTGTGTGCAACCTCGCGGCTGACTGGCGCGCCAAGTTCAAGAAGGACGTCGTGATCGACCTCGTGTGCTACCGTCGCCACGGTCACAACGAGACCGACCAGCCTTCGTTCACCCAGCCCCGCATGTACGAGGCGATCGCTCAGCAGGAGACCACCCTCAACCAGTacgccgaccagctcgtCAAGGAGGGCACCTTCCCCAAGGAGGAGGTCGACGAACACGAGAAGTGGGTCTGGAgcgagctcgagagcgCCTACGAGAAGAGCAAGTCGTACGAgcccgaggagcgccagtggctctcgagcgcctgggaGGGCTTCCCTTCGCccaaggagctcgcggaGAAAGTCCTGGAGCAGCACGACACGGGTGTggagctcgacacgctcaaGCACATTGGTACCGTCGCCTCGACCTACCCCGAGGACTTTACTGTGCACCGCAACCTCGCCCGTATTCTCAAGAACCGTCTGAAGACGATCGAGAGCGGCGAGAACCTCGACATGagcaccgccgaggcgcttgcctTTGGTTCGCTTGCCCTCGAGAACTTCATGGTGCGTGTCTCGGGTCAGGACGTTGAGCGTGGTACCTTCTCGCAGCGCCACGCTGTCCTCCACGACCAGGAGAACGAGAACGTGTACGTCCCCCTGATGCACGTGGGCAAGGACCAGGCCACCTTCCAGATCTGCAATTCGTCGCTCTCTGAGTTTGGTGCGCTCGGCTTCGAGCTTGGTTTCTCGCTGGTCGACCCCAAGAACCTGACCATGTGGGAGGCGCAGTTTGGTGACTTTGCCAACAACGCCCAATGCACCATCGACCAGTTCATCGTCTCGGGTGAGCGCAAGTgggtgcagcgcaccggTCTCGTGATGAACCTGCCCCACGGTTACGACGGCCAGGGTCCCGAACACTCGAGCGCCCGTATCGAGCGTTTCCTGGACCTCTGTGACGACCACCCCTACCGCTTCCCGACcaaggagcagctcgctcgCCAGCACCAGGACGCCAACATGGCTGTCGTCTACTGCACTACGCCCGCGAACGTCTTCCACGTTCTGCGTCGCCAGGTGCACCGCGAATTCCGTAAGCCGCTGATCCACATGTTCAGCAAGTCGCTCCTTCGTCaccccgaggcgcgctcgccgctgaAGGACTTCCTGCCCGGCACTGGGTTCCAGCGCTACATCCCTGAGCCCCACAACACCGAGGGCAAGGATGAGCTCGTGGCGCCTGAGAACATCCGCCGTCACATTGTGACGGTCGGCCAGGCCTACTACGCGCTGCTCAACTACCGCCGTGAGCACAAGATCAACGATGTGGCGATCTCGCGTATTGAGCAGCtctcgccgctcgactACGAGTCGATCGTTGCGTCGCTGGACAAGTACCCCAACGCCGACCTCATGTTCGCACAGGAGGAGCCGCTCAACAACGGTGGCTGGCCCTACCTCGCTCCCCGTCTGCGCATGACGTGCAACCAGACTGAGCACCACAAGGGCAAGGAGTTCCTGGTCTCCTCGCGCCCCCCGTCGTGCTCTGTCGCGACCGGTCACAAGGCCGCCCACATTGCTGAGCTGAACGCTTACCTGGAGGGCGCCTTTGACCCGGAGCACACTATGCTCTGA
- the snc1 gene encoding synaptobrevin (COG:U; EggNog:ENOG503P44G; TransMembrane:1 (i95-116o)): MSENNSHYDPYIPSGGASSNPTGGTGAGNSRTAQIQAQIDETVGVMRDNINKVNERGENLNSLQDKTDNLSVSAQGFRRGANRVRKQMWWKDMKMRMLIVVGIIALLCIIIIPAAVKGTEHKSSNDNTSSSSPAASSTQA; the protein is encoded by the coding sequence ATGTCCGAGAACAACAGCCACTACGACCCTTACATTCCGTctggcggcgcctcgtccaacCCGACCGGTGGTACCGGTGCGGGCAACTCGCGTACCGCGCAGATCCAGGCCCAGATCGACGAGACGGTCGGTGTGATGCGCGACAACATCAACAAGGTGAACGAGCGAGGCGAGAACCTAAACAGCCTCCAGGACAAGACGGACAACCTCTCGGTGTCTGCGCAAGGATTCCGCCGCGGTGCGAACCGCGTACGCAAGCAAATGTGGTGGAAGGACATGAAGATGCGCATGCTCATCGTGGTGGGCATCATCGCTCTGCTCTGTATCATTATTATTCCTGCAGCGGTCAAGGGAACGGAGCACAAGAGCTCGAACGACAAcacctcctcgtcgagccctgctgcgtcgagcacgcagGCGTAA
- a CDS encoding uncharacterized protein (EggNog:ENOG503NY7Z; TransMembrane:1 (o478-496i); COG:T), with protein sequence MELMGLDDVGEFSSAHAWHTGGDSFQARYAPGAPRSPERRRPSLPNPLETSIESLSSEGLRSNASHTPSTLTSPAAQWLGSLNSSVGSPEDPGQASNSMVHHLRRSASNRPRMPPRRPSLTPSFTGASLDRKSSLGRSGPPRADEEGYVFGKETKYRVGRAIGFGESSVVHQGFVVESDNESGSDASMDADPLPHVAIKIVRHRQCDGEVPHLSELNVWSSLPRHPHLLALTHYERISEPASSGGAGRILDYLVMDYSPFGNLLEFLRREGAISERAMQSSYSRHIRGTPLGSADMRNSHSETSSFSASARGASGAMSGSISSILASSASPKMDAASSLRPLRSLSSQRRSRGVPIDVARDILRQLASGLYCLHKVASVVHCDLKLENILAFLPEDIQGEGTGSALAWKIADFGLAEHASSEVPAELRGRGAPLGGTLAYAPPEVVRYIDLDMNIPDNIPSHAPPSREAFHTPFARDMWSLGCILYALLTGNLPFVDGLHVRLQRKILAGEYEMPVRLLTGKERVALDIASDLPSETLGFRADPELDTDECRQQAHQVLVSLLEPDPRLRWDIDDLCQSAWLELY encoded by the coding sequence ATGGAGCTTATGGGGCTCGACGATGTCGGTGAATTCAGCAGTGCACACGCCTGGCACACGGGTGGCGACTCGTTCCAGGCGCGCtacgcgcccggcgcgccccgctcgccggagcggcggcgtccaTCGCTTCCTAATCCACTCGAAACGAGTATCGAGTCTCTTTCGAGCGAGGGACTGCGCTCCAACGCGTCGCACACCCCGTCGACGCTcacgtcgcccgccgcacAATGGTTGGGGTCACTCAACAGCAGCGTCGGCTCACCAGAGGACCCCGGGCAGGCGTCGAATAGCATGGTGCAccacctgcgccgctcggcttCCAACAGGCCGCGCATGCCACCGCGACGGCCCTCGCTGACGCCCAGCTTCacgggcgcctcgctcgatCGTAAGTCGTCGCTGGGGCGCTCCGGGCCCCCGCGggcggacgaggagggGTACGTGTTTGGCAAAGAGACCAAGTACCGCGTGGGCCGCGCCATTGGGTTTGGCGAGAGCTCGGTGGTACACCAGGGCTTTGTCGTTGAGTCCGACAATGAAAGCGGTTCGGACGCGAGTATGGATGCCGATCCCCTCCCGCACGTCGCCATCAAGATTGTGCGCCACCGGCAGTGCGATGGAGAAGTGCCCCACCTCTCGGAGCTGAACGTGTGGTCCTCCTTGCCACGGCATCCCCACCTCTTGGCCCTCACCCACTATGAGCGCATCAGCGAGCCGGCTTCatccggcggcgcgggtcGTATCCTCGACTACCTGGTGATGGACTACAGTCCGTTTGGAAACCTCCTCGAGTTTTTGCGGCGCGAAGGTGCCATTTCTGAGCGCGCAATGCAGTCGTCGTACTCGCGTCACATCCgtggcacgccgctcggctcggCAGACATGCGCAACTCGCACTCGGAAACCTCGAGTttctcggcgtcggcgcgcggtgcCTCGGGCGCCATGTCCGGATCGATCAGCAGCATCCTTGCatcgtccgcgtcgcccaaGATGGATGCGGCCTCTTCGCTGCGCCCGCTGCGCTCCTTGTCGAGCCAGCGTCGCTCGCGGGGCGTCCCGATCGACGTCGCACGCGACATTCTGCGCCAGCTCGCCTCGGGACTGTACTGTCTGCACAAGGTTGCGTCGGTGGTCCACTGCGATCTGAAGCTGGAAAACATTCTTGCGTTCTTGCCCGAGGACATTCAAGGGGAGGGCACGGGCTCGGCGCTAGCGTGGAAGATTGCTGACTTTGGGCTTGCCGAGCATGCCTCGAGCGAAGTCCCCGCCGAACTCCgtgggcgcggcgcgccgttgggcggcacgctcgcctACGCACCGCCCGAGGTGGTGCGCTACATTGACCTGGACATGAACATACCCGATAATATCCcatcgcacgcgcctccTTCGCGCGAGGCATTCCACACACCGTTTGCTCGCGACATGTGGTCGCTGGGCTGTATTCTCTATGCCCTTCTCACCGGCAACCTCCCATTTGTCGATGGATTGCACGTCCGGCTGCAACGCAAGATTCTCGCGGGCGAGTACGAAATGCCGGTGCGTTTGCTCACGggcaaggagcgcgtcgcgctcgacattgCGTCGGATTTGCCGAGCGAGACACTCGGTTTCCGTGCGGACCCCGAACTGGACACGGACGAGTGCCGGCAACAGGCGCACCAGGTGCTCGTGAGCCTGTTGGAACCCGATCCCCGCCTGCGCTGGGACATTGATGACTTGTGCCAATCGGCATGGCTTGAACTTTATTAA
- the RPL17B gene encoding 60S ribosomal protein L17B (COG:J; EggNog:ENOG503P1RH): protein MDYCAYARYAFDDTNLTEKTARSRGAYLRVHFKNTRETAAAVSGMNLQKALVYLDNVAEKRQIIPFRRFNGGVGRHAQAKEFKTTQGRWPVKSVKFLRTLLKNAEANADAKGLDTEAVVIRNIVVQQAPKTYRRTYRAHGRINPYKGHPCHIEIHLSEPAEQVPKAVSAAGPRLNSRQLAKKRVANQRAIRAAPAQSA, encoded by the exons ATG GACTACTGTGCATAT GCCCGTTACGCGTTTGACGATACCAACCTGACGGAGAAGACGGCCCGCTCGCGCGGTGCCTACCTCCGCGTGCACTTCAAGAACACGCGCGAGACTGCTGCCGCTGTCAGCGGCATGAACCTCCAGAAGGCGCTTGTCTACCTCGACAACGTCGCGGAGAAGAGGCAGATCATTCCCTTCCGCCGCTTCAACGGTGGTGTCGGCCGCCACGCCCAGGCGAAGGAGTTCAAGACCACCCAGGGTCGCTGGCCCGTCAAGTCGGTCAAGTTCCTCCGCACCCTGCTGAAGAACGCTGAGGCGAACGCTGACGCCAAGGGTCTCGACACCGAGGCCGTTGTCATCCGCAACATTGTGGTGCAGCAGGCCCCCAAGACCTACCGCCGCACCTACCGGGCGCACGGTCGCATTAACCCCTACAAGGGCCACCCGTGCCACATCGAGATCCACCTTTCGGAgcctgccgagcaggtccCCAAGGCGGTCTCGGCTGCTGGTCCTCGCCTGAACTcgcgccagctcgccaagaagCGCGTTGCCAACCAGCGCGCCATTCGTGCTGCCCCGGCGCAGTCGGCCTAA
- a CDS encoding uncharacterized protein (EggNog:ENOG503P03V; COG:S) has product MSGCTNAPPPLQGTLALYQTEPVSLPYFETNGHHANKLVFLAGLTDTIGVVPYLPRLASALDKIGYALVQPVKGSDLGGFGTASLEGDAQEAAQLIEHLTTRATHPASGKVVVMGHSTGCQDVVQLLSTDRRAAKGGDVNLRVHGGILQAPASDYDYFEAHKTEEEAQLLKKSEELIQTDQAQALLPRDGIPPKPSATHGRGPGNADTITKPAFTAYRFQSLNGSGGDDDFFSKDLSDEQIRKALHPALSRAPLLMLIGEKDEYVPPSVDKVEQIKRYTAVLEGDPLRALLVPNANHKVDDSEAQDKVCEAVIDFLSNLSE; this is encoded by the exons ATGAGCGGCTGTACgaatgcgccgccgccgctgcaaGGCACGCTGGCCCTGTACCAGACCGAGCCGGTCTCGCTTCCGTACTTTGAGACGAATGGACACCACGCGAATAAGCTCGTCTTTCTTGCGGGGCTGACCGACAcgatcggcgtcgtgccCTACCTCCCCCGCCTGGCCAGTGCGCTGGACAAGATCGGCTACGCGCTGGTCCAGCCTGTCAAGGGCTCGGACCTCGGTGGATTCGGTACGGCATCGCTTGAGGGTGACGCGcaagaggcggcgcagctgaTCGAGCATctcacgacgcgcgcgacgcacccGGCCTCGGGCAAGGTGGTCGTGATGGGCCACTCCACTGGGTGCCAAGACGTCGTCCAGCTCCTCTCGaccgaccgccgcgcggctaAGGGAGGAGATGTGAACCTCCGTGTGCACGGCGGCATCCTCCAGGCGCCTGCGTCCGACTATGACTACTTTGAGGCGCACAAGACCGAGGAAGAAGCCCAGCTGCTCAAGAAGAGCGAAGAGCTGATCCAGACCGACCAGGCACAAGCACTGCTTCCCCGCGACGGCATCCCCCCGAAGCCGTCTGCGACGCACGGCCGTGGCCCGGGCAATGCGGACACGATTACCAAGCCGGCCTTTACGGCGTACCGCTTCCAGAGCCTTAACGGATCCGGGGGAGACGACGACTTCTTCAGCAAGGACCTGAGCGACGAGCAGAtccgcaaggcgctgcacccGGCGCTCTCGCGTGCGCCTCTGCTCATGCTGATCGGCGAAAAAGA CGAATATGTGCCCCCATCCGTGGACAAGGTCGAGCAGATCAAGCGGTACACAGCCGTGCTGGAAGGCGACCCCctccgtgcgctgctcgtcccTAATGCGAATCACAAGGTGGACGATTCCGAGGCACAAGATAAGGTGTGCGAGGCGGTGATCGACTTCCTGAGCAACCTAAGCGAGTAA